The sequence gtcaatccaaacgaACTTTTCAACcgctaaaaattttaaatttcaaatttcgaatataaaattttctttattgaaaatcTCACGCCCAAATAGATCCTATTATATGCgatcttaaaaaaaattgtgattccATAAGAGGTGATAAGTGatttagataaaaaaattaatcattttttttatattgatagaaaaaataatatgttattattagatctaataataaaataatatcacataaattaacgATAGAAAACcagaaaaaattgatatttgcaTGTGGACACATatgaaatattgatattaatgaGCGGctaactatttatgatatacatataaagaATCTTGAAGATACCAAACCAAATACTCCTTAGTTTTTCTCtttataccaaaaaaaaagaaaaactttcatGAGTTGTCTCTTCATGCCAAGCTCATGTGTGTGTGAATGAGAGAAAATTAGTTTACTTatcttttatttgtgttttgttCATCCGATTTGTGAGCTAAAATTTTAGTCATGGTGGCTAATTCTTGGCTCACATCTCTTGATTGTTCTGTTTCTTCAATCCAATCTTTAGATAAttcatctttttcttctcttgttTTAACTTGGTTtaagttcatttttctttcGCCATGTCCTCAGAGGATTCTGTTATCTTCTATTGATctgtttttcttgtttgtatTACTCTTATTAGGGGTTAAAAAGCTGTATTCAAGATTTAACAAGAATGAAAATTCTCTTGATAAACCTCTTTTAGGTGATGAAAGGCCTAAATATAGGGTTAGTTTTTGGTTCTATGGATCTTTGTTTGTTGTAGCTGTTTTAGCTGTAAGTTATAGTGTTTTATCCATATTAGCCTTTACTAAGGGTGTTCAATCAGGATGGGAAATGGCAGAGGCTTGTTTCAGATTGATTCATGCTGTAACTTATCTTGCTATTTTAATTCTCATTGTTCACGAGAAGAGATTTGTTGCTGTTTCTCATCCCATCGCACTTCGAGTGTATTGGGGGGTGAGTTGTGTAATAGTGTTTCTATTTGCTGTTACTGCTATTGTACGTCTTTTTTTTACTGGAACTGATTTGGTGGTTTTGAGAATGGATGACATAGTTGTGTTGGTTAGTCTTCCTTTATATGTGTATCTTCTTGTTGTTTCGATAAGAGGATCATCTGGGATTTGTGAAGATGTTGTGGGAAACGATGATGAATTAATTTCAATGGATTCTAATGTGAGTGGATATGGAACAGCTTCGCTGTTTTCTAAAGCAGTGTGGAATTGGATGAATCCAATCCTTAGTAAAGGATTCAAATCCCCTTTGAAGTTAGATGAAGTGCCTTCGCTCCCACCTAATTTTCGAGCGGAAAAAATGGAGGAATTTTTCGAAAAGAATTGGCCTAAGTCAGGTGAAAATGTGAAGTATCCTGTACTAACGACATTGATCCGGTGTTTCTGGAAAGATCTTGTTATAATTAGTTTACTTGCAATAGTGCAGTTGGTTGTTATGTATGTTGGACCAGTTCTTATTCAAAGTTTCATTAAGTTTACTTCTGGGGATAGATCAAATCCTTATGAGGGGTATTATCTAGTGTTGATTctattgatttcaaaagtactCGAAGTTCTTAGTTCACATCACTTCAGTTTCCTGTCTGAGTTACTCGGAATGAAGATTCGATCATCCATTATCACTACTGTATACAAGAAAGGGCTGAGATTGACTTGTTCATCTAGACAAGCTCATGGTGTAGGACAAATAGTGAATTATATGGCTGTTGATTCGCAACAGCTATCGGACATGATGTTACAGCTGCATTCTTTATGGATGATGCCATTACAAATTGCAGCTTCATTACTCCTCATGTACTATTACTTGGGTGTTTCGATGTTCGCTGcacttattttaataattgcAACTTTGATCGGTACACTATGGATGTCGAGCAAAAGCAATCAGTACCAATACCACTTGACGATAAAGCGTGATTTAAGGATGAAGGCAATAAATGAACTGTTAGGGAACATGCGTGTCATTAAGTTTCAGGCATGGGAAGAAcacttcaaagaaaaaattctaTCTTTACGTAATCAGGAATTCAAATGGCTTAGCAAGTTCATATACTTGCTTTCTTGCAACTTATCGCTACTGTGGAGTATGTCGCAGGTCATATCAGCGTTTACGTTTGGAGCTGCAATCTTTTTCAAAAACCCTTTAGATGCTGCTACTGTATTCACAGCAACAACAGTTTTCAGAATTTTACAGGATCCTATCAGAACCTTCCCTCAGTCCCTTATGACAATTTCCCAAGCCATGGTATCTCTAGGTAGGTTAGATGGATATATGACAAGCCGTGAATTGAATTCTGATGTTGTCGAAAGACAACAAGGCTGTAATGGCAGTATTGCAGTGGAGGTTAAAGATGGGATTTTTTCATGGGAAGATGATGGTGATCAAATTGTTCTGAAAGACATAAATCTTCAAGTTCGAAAGGGGGAACTTGCTGCAATTGTTGGAATGGTTGGATCAGGAAAGTCTTCTTTGTTGGCATCAATGCTTGGTGAACTTCACAAAATATCGGGAGAGGTAAAATCACCTTATTTTTATACTTACCATGTTAATGTTGGTGATTTTGCTTTTGTAATTTTCAAAAGCATTTCCAATTTTGTTTTATCAATCTCTTTTGCACTGGTAACTTCATAATGATTCTGCAGCAAGCAAATAAATTGAGTTTGGGCGCGTTAAGACTGGCTAGATAGTTTCCTTATATGTTGTCATCCATTGAAATATATCTGAGTGCTGAATTGTTACTATCAGTTTGTTGTAGCTTCTAACAGTTGTCTTACAACAATACAGGTAAGAGTCTGTGGAAGCACTGCTTATGTTGCCCAAACCTCATGGATACAAAACTCTACTATCCAAGAGAACATCTTGTTTGGTTCACCAATGAACAACAAAAGATACAAAGATGTATTACGGGTTTGTTCATTGGAGAAGGACTTGGAAATTCTGGAACATGGAGACCAAACTGAGATAGGAGAACGAGGAATCAACCTCAGTGGAGGTCAGAAGCAGAGGATACAACTCGCAAGAGCAGTATATCAGGATCGTGATATCTATCTTCTAGATGATATATTTAGCGCTGTTGATGCTCAAACTGGATCAGAAATATTTAAGGTCACTCCAATTGATATATcgcttctttttttaaaaaaatccgcAATAAGTTGCTAAATGTAGTCTTCTCATGCTACAGCTTTTGAGGGTTAAGTCATGTATCTGAGAAAAAGGAATAGCAAAATGATTGTATCAGCAAGCTGTTGTTTTTCTTGCATAGTAAAATCTTTGAATGGGGAAAAAATATGTTATGTAACTGATATGATTCTGTGCAGGAATGTGTAAGGGGAGCTTTGAAGGATAAGACTGTTGTTCTTGTCACTCACCAAGTTGACTTCCTTCACAATGCAGATCTTATATTGGTAAGCACCACATTGACGTTTATATAGTAAGAATATGATGAACACATTATCACTACAATTGAAAGATTtctattatacatatgcatctTTTACAAAAGATGATGATTgtcatttctattttttttaatgaagaagTTGCACCTCATTATTTTCTATATCAACAGGTGATGAGAGATGGTCAGATTGTGCAGTCTGGGAAATATGATGAGCTTTTAAAATCGGGTATGGATTTTGGTGATCTTG comes from Solanum pennellii chromosome 1, SPENNV200 and encodes:
- the LOC107024795 gene encoding ABC transporter C family member 14-like, which codes for MVANSWLTSLDCSVSSIQSLDNSSFSSLVLTWFKFIFLSPCPQRILLSSIDLFFLFVLLLLGVKKLYSRFNKNENSLDKPLLGDERPKYRVSFWFYGSLFVVAVLAVSYSVLSILAFTKGVQSGWEMAEACFRLIHAVTYLAILILIVHEKRFVAVSHPIALRVYWGVSCVIVFLFAVTAIVRLFFTGTDLVVLRMDDIVVLVSLPLYVYLLVVSIRGSSGICEDVVGNDDELISMDSNVSGYGTASLFSKAVWNWMNPILSKGFKSPLKLDEVPSLPPNFRAEKMEEFFEKNWPKSGENVKYPVLTTLIRCFWKDLVIISLLAIVQLVVMYVGPVLIQSFIKFTSGDRSNPYEGYYLVLILLISKVLEVLSSHHFSFLSELLGMKIRSSIITTVYKKGLRLTCSSRQAHGVGQIVNYMAVDSQQLSDMMLQLHSLWMMPLQIAASLLLMYYYLGVSMFAALILIIATLIGTLWMSSKSNQYQYHLTIKRDLRMKAINELLGNMRVIKFQAWEEHFKEKILSLRNQEFKWLSKFIYLLSCNLSLLWSMSQVISAFTFGAAIFFKNPLDAATVFTATTVFRILQDPIRTFPQSLMTISQAMVSLGRLDGYMTSRELNSDVVERQQGCNGSIAVEVKDGIFSWEDDGDQIVLKDINLQVRKGELAAIVGMVGSGKSSLLASMLGELHKISGEVRVCGSTAYVAQTSWIQNSTIQENILFGSPMNNKRYKDVLRVCSLEKDLEILEHGDQTEIGERGINLSGGQKQRIQLARAVYQDRDIYLLDDIFSAVDAQTGSEIFKECVRGALKDKTVVLVTHQVDFLHNADLILVMRDGQIVQSGKYDELLKSGMDFGDLVAA